TTTTTGAAGAAGCTGATGTATGCTATATTGGATGGGTTTTTAGAGTACCTATGAGGAATTAAAACTTTAATATCATAATGTTTCGTGCTGGTATAACTCTTGTTTTTAGAGTACCTATGAGGAATTAAAACTGGTGCAGGTGATAACTCAACAACTTTTAATATACCTGATGTTTTTAGAGTACCTATGAGGAATTAAAACTTTATAATGGTTGGAAATGTGGTCCATGCAGCAGGTGTTTTTAGAGTACCTATGAGGAATTAAAACACCACCTACCTTTTTTATTTACCTTTCATAAATAGTATGTTTCTAGAGTACCTATGAGGAATTAAAACTTCATTTTCAACACTCCTTTTCTAATTTGTAGGTATAGTTTTTAGAGTACCTATAAGGAATTGAAACTGATGGTAAATGGAGAAAGAGGTTGGATGGAGTTATAGAAGGATAATGGGTCTAGTGACCCAAACCCCTGGAAGGATTGCATTTAGAATACCTATGAGGAATTAAAACTGTGGGTGAAATGAATAAAGATATTATATGAAGTTATAGAAGGATAATGGGTCTTACGACCCAAAACCCTGGTAGGATTGCTTTCAGAATAACGATTAGAAAATTTTAAAATGATAGAATAAATAAGTAAGAATTAAGAGATAAATAAATCTAACTTGAAATTTGTCGTCGACCCTTAGTAGTGTAAAAACATTGGAGGGTCGACGATTTTTTGGTTTGTAGTAAAATAGCTGGTTTTGATTGGTTTTTCATTAATTTTGAAGAAAGTTTGTAAAAGTTGATTTTTTGAAGAAGCTGATGTATGCTATATTGGATGGTTTTTTAGAGTACCTATGAGGAATTTAAACTGTGTATGAAATGTAGAAAGAGATTTTATGGAGTTAAAGAAGGATAGTGGGTCTGGTCTTATGATCTAAGCACCAGATAAGATTAGAATTATAATGAATTTCACGCACCAAGCTCTTGGTAAGATTAAATTTAGAATTTTTGTTGGAGAATTTTTAAATATTGGAAGATAAAAGTTAAGAGATAAATAAATATAACTTAAAATTTGTCGTCGACCCTTAGTAGTGTAAAAACACTGGGGGGTCGACGATTTTTTAGTTTGTAGTAAAATAGCGGGTTTGTATTGATTTTTGATTGATTTTGAAGAAGATTTGTAAAAGTTGATTTTTTGAAGAAGCTGATGTATGCTATATTAGATGGGTTTTTAGATTACCTATGAGGAATTGAAACACCGGATACGAGCAGGAAACAACGTATAAGTGTTTTTTGTTTTTAGATTACCTATGAGGAATTGAAACCATTTCGTCTCTTGGCTTTACTCCGTTTGAAGCATTGTTTTTAGATTACCTATGAGGAATTGAAACATAACAAAGATGAAGCTTTTAAATTTGCTCAAAATTGTTTTTAGATTACCTATGAGGAATTGAAACGCGTTGGGTTGCACAGTAGCAACTTTAGATGGTAGTATGTTTTTAGATTACCTATGAGGAATTGAAACTCTAAAAAGACTTTAGACATTCCACATGCTGGGAAGTTTTTAGATTACCTATGAGGAATTGAAACTACTATAGCTATTATAGAATTGCAATACTTTTATTATAGTTTTTAGAATACCTATAAGGGATTAAAACTGTGGGTGAAATGAAGAAAGATATTATATGAAGTTATAGAAGGATAATGGGTCTTACGACCCAAACCCCTGGTAGGATTGCTTTCAGAATACCTATGAGGAATTAAAACTGTGGGTGAAATAGAGAAAGAGTTTGGATGGAGTTAAAGAAGGATAATGGGTCTAGCGACCCAAGCCCCAGGTAGGATTGCATTTAGAATACCTATAAGGAATTAAAACTCAAATCATAATAATAACTATCACCATCACACTCCCCTGTTTTTAGAGTACCTATAAGGAATTAAAACATGCATGTCCTATATTCATTCCTGCAACAGTCTGTAGTTTTTAGAGTACCTATAAGGAATTAAAACTATTTCTTTGAAGACGTTCCATCTGAAACTATTTGTGTTTTTAGAGTACCTATGAGGAATTAAAACTGTCTTTTTCTTCTATATCCAATATTCCAGCAAGTACGTTTTTAGAGTACCTATGAGGGATTAAAACTGTGGGTGAAATGAAGAAAGAGTTTATATGAAGTTATAGAAGGATAATGGACTAGGTCCAAGCCTCTGATATGATTATAATGGGTTCAGGGATCCAAGCACCGAGTATGTTTGTGTGTAACATGTTCATATTTTTGTTGAAAACCATTACAAATTCACAAAAGAATGCTCTCTAGAATATAATGTAGTGATTATTTTGTAGGTGGGATTTGATGAAGAAGAAATTGGCTTTCTTTGTGAAAGAGGGTTTGGATAATTTTCTTGTGGATGTAATTAGTGGTGTTTCAGATGAATATGACACTAGAAAAATCATTGTTAAGAGTTATGATCAGATTAATAAGTGGATGCAGTGGGCGGATATTTCATTTTTTGAATGGTGTGATGAACTGGTAATATACGCTAGTAAATTAAAGATGGCTGAAAAAAAGAAAATTGTGTGTAGACTTCATAGGTATGAGGTTTTTACTGATTATCCTAAAATGGTTAATTGGGATAATGTAGATAGGCTTATAATTGTAACAGAACATTTGGAAAAGCTTTTAAAAATTCAAGTTCCAGATATAGATGAAAGAGTTAACATTATAACTGTAAATAATGGAGTTAATTTAAGTAAATATAAATTTAAGGAAAGAAAAAAGGGGTTTAATATTGCATATGTAGGGTATATTCATGCTAGAAAAAATCCAGTATTATTGCTCCAAATAATGAAGGTACTTGTGGAGAAGGATAAAAGATATAAATTATATGTTGCAGGTAAATTTCAGGATGGATTAATTGAATTGTACTGGAAGGATCAGATAAATAAAATGCAGCTTCAGGACAATGTGATTTTTCATGGGTGGCAAAATGATATAGGGGCATTTTTGGAGGATAAAAATTATCTTTTGTCTACTAGTATACATGAAAGCTTTGGTTTTGGAATTGCAGAGGCTATGGCAAGGGGGATAAAGCCTATAATTCATAATTTCTTGTTTGCAGATGAAATATGGGATAAGAAATTTATGTTTTGTTCATTAAATGAAGCAGTGAAAATGATTTGTGAAGGTGAGTATAATTCAAAAGAGTATAGAGCTTTTATTGAAGTTAATTATTTTTTAGAAGATGAGATTATAAAAATAAAAAAAGTGTTAGAAGGTTTATTTGATGAAAAATTGACTTTTCCGTATATTTTATCTCTGTTTGAAGAGTTTACCCCATATACTTCAGAATATATAAATAAATTTGATTTTGAAAAAGCTTATTTAACAATGGGAAAAAGGGAAATGATAGCACAAAATATTGAACTTGTAGAATTTATATTGAAGAATGAAAAGGGAAGGCAAATTGTATTTACTAATATTTTATATAATAAAAATAATAAAGAAATAGCATTACCAAATTATATTTTTAATAGTAAACATAAAGGTAAAATAGTTGAGTTTGTTAATGGAATTTTAAATATAAAGAGTGAAAATAATAAGAATATTCAAGGATATGTGTTTGATAAAGAGATTGAAGAGGATATAAATAAAAACTATCTTGCATATATGTGGGAAAGAGGTATACCTGCCACCGAATTTATGCCGTTTTTATGTTTTGTAAGAATAATTGAAAGGTATAAATTTGCTTTGAAGTTTATTAAGCCTACAGATGAAATTTTGGAAGCTGCCTCTGGTTTTGGATATGGTGCAGCATATTTTAAAGATAAGTGTAAAAAAGTTTATGCTTTGGATTTGTCGCCTAGAAATATAGAATTTTCAAAAGCTGCTTATGATTTTGAAAATATAAATTTTATTGAGGGAGATGTTACAAAGCTGCCTTTTGAAGATAATAAATTCGATGTGTATACTTCCTTTGAAACTTTAGAACATCTTCCTATTGATTCTATTAAAGCTTATTTTAGAGAAGCAATTAGAGTTTTGAAGAAAGAAGGGGTTATGATAATTTCTACGCCAAATGGAGAAGCA
The Clostridium felsineum DSM 794 DNA segment above includes these coding regions:
- a CDS encoding methyltransferase domain-containing protein, translating into MKKKLAFFVKEGLDNFLVDVISGVSDEYDTRKIIVKSYDQINKWMQWADISFFEWCDELVIYASKLKMAEKKKIVCRLHRYEVFTDYPKMVNWDNVDRLIIVTEHLEKLLKIQVPDIDERVNIITVNNGVNLSKYKFKERKKGFNIAYVGYIHARKNPVLLLQIMKVLVEKDKRYKLYVAGKFQDGLIELYWKDQINKMQLQDNVIFHGWQNDIGAFLEDKNYLLSTSIHESFGFGIAEAMARGIKPIIHNFLFADEIWDKKFMFCSLNEAVKMICEGEYNSKEYRAFIEVNYFLEDEIIKIKKVLEGLFDEKLTFPYILSLFEEFTPYTSEYINKFDFEKAYLTMGKREMIAQNIELVEFILKNEKGRQIVFTNILYNKNNKEIALPNYIFNSKHKGKIVEFVNGILNIKSENNKNIQGYVFDKEIEEDINKNYLAYMWERGIPATEFMPFLCFVRIIERYKFALKFIKPTDEILEAASGFGYGAAYFKDKCKKVYALDLSPRNIEFSKAAYDFENINFIEGDVTKLPFEDNKFDVYTSFETLEHLPIDSIKAYFREAIRVLKKEGVMIISTPNGEARKSVNNPFHIKEYNYDEFSKMLSKYFSSISYYSVTDFKVEKGMKDASLNMIAVCYI